In Nicotiana tabacum cultivar K326 chromosome 17, ASM71507v2, whole genome shotgun sequence, one DNA window encodes the following:
- the LOC107776832 gene encoding uncharacterized protein LOC107776832 — protein MSILSAHSDNHTASSSSSPSSPNPNSNHGSKQQQEPSRPLGDSPSISSDNFSGNMDPTTSHATGGSSKKVNSLSASQDGFRSLGRHKNGRISLHEPGKSAGTIDPSSRRDHFGSNSPQGIATRSAPRRTQMVSGNHLLNFHYDPISRPQTRAPPPRRYMKRKPYNKDLFLQANYKFVLLDSGNYTPDSMDPDKILQWEDIVCVRYSTPFHVQCPICLEDPLCPQITSCGHIFCFPCVMQYLMIYEDDEHKDVFKKKCPLCFMMISSKDLYTIQIENVKQHRVGDAVEFVLLTRHKDSFTLSLKNNDGTGATEEVQKSFSKFTFTSDVDLSVRQAVSDLDSWLARADSGLVDDMEKLPFVCAAMEQLEQRKKYWNEQHIAVKKNNTSRDHYLGKCPNGSLSPESSQTPSAGQSTPEMPSSHPADKLISQEKSTLYKAMRDSQLIQAADAESVGDCALTLYDNNKSLQKDNSGVTDREEINSYSFYQAIDGQHLILNPLNMKCLLHYYGGYDSLPNRICGKILQMESVTQSEAMRRRYRFLSHFSLTTTFQLCEIDLSKILPMDALSPFMEEIKSREKQRKWLARKELREKVKAEAIGMHLEPLPFSFAGPSYTEQPNFTSDDFEALGSTSTTVTSSSSLVPGGKQLFSNVARLGFAAGCDLPALKTDEPRRDSTVASVLSGTRSSETLSFANVTSKAKAVEGPNASKSNDAAGKRGKKPNRILMSTSGGRRY, from the exons ATGTCCATCTTGTCCGCCCATAGCGACAATCACAcggcttcctcttcttcttccccaagctCTCCAAACCCTAACTCCAATCATGGATCCAAACAGCAACAAGAACCCTCTCGCCCACTCGGCGACTCTCCCTCAATTTCCTCCGACAACTTCTCAG GAAACATGGATCCTACTACATCACATGCTACTGGTGGATCTTCCAAAAAG GTGAATAGCCTCAGTGCCAGTCAAGATGGTTTCAGAAGTTTGGGACGCCACAAAAATGGTAGAATCTCACTGCATGAACCAGGGAAATCAGCTGGGACGATTGATCCTTCCAGCAGACGCGACCATTTTGGCTCCAACAGTCCTCAAGGAATTGCAACGCGCTCAGCTCCAAGAAGAACCCAGATGGTTAGTGGCAACCACTTGCTGAATTTTCATTATGATCCCATTTCTCGTCCACAAACTAGGGCGCCACCTCCAAGGAGATACATGAAGAGAAAGCCTTACAACAAAGACTTGTTTCTCCAAGCAAATTACAAGTTTGTTCTGTTGGATTCAGGCAATTACACGCCTGACTCAATGGATCCAGACAAAATTTTACAATGGGAGGATATTGTTTGTGTGAGATATTCCACTCCATTTCATGTGCAATGCCCAATATGCTTAGAGGATCCTTTGTGTCCTCAGATAACATCATGTGGTCATAtcttttgttttccttgtgtTATGCAATATTTAATGATCTACGAAGACGATGAGCATAAAGACGTTTTCAAGAAGAAATGTCCCTTGTGCTTTATGATGATATCTTCGAAGGATTTGTACACCATCCAAATTGAGAACGTTAAGCAACATCGTGTTGGTGATGCCGTAGAGTTTGTCCTTTTGACCCGCCACAAGGATTCATTTACTTTATCTTTGAAAAATAATGATGGCACTGGTGCTACAGAGGAGGTTCAGAAGTCCTTTTCTAAGTTCACATTTACTTCAGATGTCGACCTTTCTGTCCGACAGGCAGTGTCTGATCTTGATAGTTGGTTAGCTAGAGCAGATTCAGGCCTAGTTGATGACAtggagaaacttccctttgtctgTGCCGCAATGGAACAATTGGAGCAGAGGAAGAAATACTGGAATGAGCAACACATTGCTGTCAAAAAAAACAACACTAGCAGAGACCATTATTTGGGAAAGTGTCCTAATGGATCTCTGTCACCAGAAAGTTCTCAGACCCCGTCTGCTGGTCAATCTACTCCAGAAATGCCATCCAGTCATCCCGCTGATAAGCTGATATCGCAGGAGAAATCAACTCTCTATAAGGCAATGAGGGACTCTCAGCTTATTCAAGCTGCAGATGCTGAATCAGTAGGAGATTGTGCGTTGACCTTATATGATAATAACAAGAGCCTACAGAAAGACAATAGTGGCGTTACAGACAGAGAAGAGATCAATTCCTACAGTTTCTACCAG GCAATTGATGGTCAGCACCTTATCCTTAATCCACTGAACATGAAGTGTCTTCTGCATTATTACGGTGGCTATGATAGTCTTCCTAACAG AATTTGTGGGAAAATATTACAAATGGAGTCTGTGACGCAATCTGAGGCCATGAGAAGGCGCTACCGCTTCTTAAGTCATTTTTCTTTGACAACAACGTTTCAG CTCTGTGAAATTGATCTCAGCAAGATATTGCCCATGGATGCACTTTCTCCATTTATGGAGGAGATCAAAAGTAGGGAAAAACAAAGGAAGTGGCTAGCTAGGAAG gaACTGCGTGAAAAAGTTAAAGCTGAAGCCATTGGCATGCACTTAGAGCCTTTGCCTTTTAGCTTTGCAGGACCTTCTTACACAGAACAGCCTAATTTCACTAGCGATGACTTCGAAG CTTTGGGAAGTACGAGTACGACTGTTACATCATCAAGCTCCCTAGTGCCTGGAGGCAAGCAACTGTTTTCCAATGTTGCAAGGCTTGGTTTTGCCGCTGGATGTGATCTTCCAGCACTGAAGACGGATGAGCCCAGACGTGATTCTACTGTTGCATCTG TTCTCTCAGGAACAAGGAGTTCTGAAACCCTGTCCTTTGCAAATGTAACGTCCAAAGCAAAAGCTGTTGAAGGTCCCAATGCGTCTAAATCAAATGATGCTGCAGGGAAGAGGGGGAAGAAGCCAAATCGAATCCTAATGTCAACGTCTGGTGGTAGGCGTTACTGA